A stretch of Microbacterium sp. 4R-513 DNA encodes these proteins:
- the rpoB gene encoding DNA-directed RNA polymerase subunit beta: MAAAPNASTTTTPKNGRGASRLSFAKISDTLTVPDLLALQTESFDWLVGNEAWKARVAEAQAAGRTDVPEVSGLEEIFEEISPIEDLSETMQLSFTNPYLEPEKYSIEECKERGKTYAAPLYVEAEFMNHQTGEIKTQTVFMGDFPLQTDKGTFIINGTERVVVSQLVRSPGVYFDRTPDKTSDKDIVSARVIPSRGAWLEFEIDKRDQVGVRIDRKRKQSVTVFLKALGLTSEDILTEFAGFESIEETLSKDTILTKEDALRDIYRKLRPGEQVAAEAARALLDNFYFNPKRYDLAKVGRYKINQKLGLDRPLSDSVLTVDDIVATIKYLVRLHRGDTVFDGIRNGQAAEIRLDVDDIDNFGNRRIRAVGELIQNQVRTGLSRMERVVRERMTTQDIEAITPQTLINVRPVVAAIKEFFGTSQLSQFMDQNNPLAGLTHKRRLSALGPGGLSRERAGVEVRDVHPSHYGRMCPIETPEGPNIGLIGSLASFARINAFGFIETPYRRVVDGRVTDQIDYLTASEESDYIVAQAGVELKADGTFANDRVLARRGQGGEVDLFHAEEIGYMDVSPRQMVSVATSLIPFLEHDDANRALMGANMQRQAVPLLRSESPVVGTGMEGFAAIDAGDVVTAERAGVVVEVSADVVTVQLDEGGTQDYFLRKFDRSNQGTSYNQRVVVSAGDRVEAGEVIADGPATENGELALGKNLLVAFMTWEGHNFEDAIILSQNLVKDDTLSSIHIEEYEVDARDTKLGKEEITRDLPNVSPDLLKDLDERGIIRIGAEVRPGDILVGKVTPKGETELSAEERLLRAIFNEKSREVRDTSLKVPHGEAGTIIAVKEFNAEDGDDELGSGVNRRVVVYIAQKRKITEGDKLAGRHGNKGVIAKILPVEDMPFLADGTPVDVILNPLGIPGRMNFGQVLETHLGWIAKQGWKVEGNPEWALRLPEGAREAAPGTKVATPVFDGAFEEEIAGLLDSTNLTRDGDRLIDSSGKTQLFDGRSGEPFPAPISVGYMYILKLHHLVDDKIHARSTGPYSMITQQPLGGKAQFGGQRFGEMEVWALEAYGAAYALQELLTIKSDDILGRVKVYEAIVKGENIQEPGIPESFKVLMKEMQSLCLNVEVLSADGTAVNLRDTDDDAFRAAEELGINISTRFESSSIDEI, translated from the coding sequence TTGGCTGCTGCGCCCAACGCATCCACCACCACCACCCCCAAGAACGGCCGCGGAGCTTCCCGCCTCTCGTTCGCCAAGATCTCCGACACGCTGACGGTCCCTGACCTTCTCGCCCTGCAGACCGAGTCCTTCGACTGGCTCGTCGGCAACGAGGCGTGGAAGGCGCGTGTCGCCGAGGCTCAGGCCGCCGGCCGCACCGACGTGCCCGAGGTCAGCGGTCTCGAGGAGATCTTCGAGGAGATCTCGCCGATCGAGGACCTGAGCGAGACGATGCAGCTCTCGTTCACGAACCCGTACCTCGAGCCTGAGAAGTACTCCATCGAGGAGTGCAAGGAGCGCGGCAAGACGTACGCCGCCCCGCTCTACGTCGAGGCCGAGTTCATGAACCACCAGACCGGTGAGATCAAGACCCAGACGGTCTTCATGGGCGACTTCCCCCTCCAGACCGACAAGGGCACGTTCATCATCAACGGCACCGAGCGCGTCGTCGTGTCGCAGCTCGTCCGTTCGCCCGGCGTCTACTTCGACCGCACGCCCGACAAGACGTCCGACAAGGACATCGTGTCGGCCCGTGTCATCCCCAGCCGCGGTGCATGGCTCGAGTTCGAGATCGACAAGCGCGACCAGGTCGGCGTGCGCATCGACCGCAAGCGCAAGCAGTCGGTGACCGTCTTCCTCAAGGCGCTCGGCCTCACGAGCGAGGACATCCTCACCGAGTTCGCCGGCTTCGAGTCGATCGAAGAGACGCTGTCGAAGGACACGATCCTCACCAAGGAGGACGCGCTCCGCGACATCTACCGCAAGCTCCGTCCGGGCGAGCAGGTCGCCGCCGAGGCCGCCCGCGCGCTCCTGGACAACTTCTACTTCAACCCGAAGCGCTACGACCTCGCGAAGGTCGGCCGGTACAAGATCAACCAGAAGCTCGGCCTCGACCGCCCGCTGTCGGACTCCGTGCTCACGGTCGACGACATCGTCGCGACCATCAAGTACCTCGTCCGCCTGCACCGCGGCGACACCGTCTTCGACGGCATCCGCAACGGCCAGGCCGCCGAGATCCGTCTCGACGTCGACGACATCGACAACTTCGGCAACCGTCGCATCCGCGCCGTCGGCGAGCTCATCCAGAACCAGGTCCGCACGGGCCTCTCGCGCATGGAGCGCGTCGTCCGCGAGCGCATGACGACGCAGGACATCGAGGCGATCACGCCGCAGACCCTGATCAACGTGCGCCCCGTCGTCGCCGCGATCAAGGAGTTCTTCGGAACGTCGCAGCTGTCGCAGTTCATGGACCAGAACAACCCGCTCGCGGGTCTGACCCACAAGCGCCGCCTCTCGGCGCTCGGCCCCGGCGGCCTCTCGCGTGAGCGCGCCGGCGTCGAGGTCCGTGACGTCCACCCGTCGCACTACGGCCGCATGTGCCCGATCGAGACGCCGGAAGGCCCGAACATCGGCCTGATCGGCTCGCTCGCGTCCTTCGCGCGCATCAACGCGTTCGGCTTCATCGAGACGCCGTACCGCCGCGTCGTCGACGGTCGCGTGACCGACCAGATCGACTACCTCACCGCCAGCGAGGAGAGCGACTACATCGTCGCCCAGGCTGGTGTGGAGCTGAAGGCCGACGGCACGTTCGCCAACGACCGCGTGCTGGCCCGTCGCGGCCAGGGCGGCGAGGTCGACCTCTTCCACGCGGAGGAGATCGGCTACATGGACGTCTCGCCCCGCCAGATGGTGTCGGTCGCGACGTCGCTCATCCCGTTCCTCGAGCACGACGACGCCAACCGCGCCCTCATGGGTGCGAACATGCAGCGCCAGGCCGTTCCGCTCCTCCGCTCCGAGTCGCCGGTCGTCGGCACCGGTATGGAGGGCTTCGCGGCCATCGACGCGGGTGACGTCGTCACCGCCGAGCGTGCGGGTGTCGTGGTCGAGGTCTCGGCAGACGTCGTGACGGTCCAGCTCGACGAGGGCGGCACGCAGGACTACTTCCTGCGCAAGTTCGACCGCTCGAACCAGGGCACGTCGTACAACCAGCGCGTCGTGGTCTCGGCCGGCGACCGCGTCGAGGCCGGCGAGGTCATCGCCGACGGCCCGGCGACGGAGAACGGCGAGCTCGCCCTCGGCAAGAACCTCCTCGTCGCGTTCATGACGTGGGAGGGCCACAACTTCGAGGACGCGATCATCCTCAGCCAGAACCTCGTGAAGGACGACACCCTCTCCTCGATCCACATCGAGGAGTACGAGGTCGACGCCCGTGACACGAAGCTCGGCAAGGAGGAGATCACGCGCGACCTGCCGAACGTGAGCCCCGACCTGCTGAAGGATCTGGACGAGCGCGGCATCATCCGCATCGGCGCCGAGGTCCGCCCCGGCGACATCCTCGTCGGCAAGGTCACGCCGAAGGGCGAGACCGAGCTGTCGGCCGAGGAGCGCCTGCTCCGCGCGATCTTCAACGAGAAGAGCCGCGAGGTCCGCGACACGTCGCTGAAGGTGCCCCACGGTGAGGCCGGCACGATCATCGCGGTCAAGGAGTTCAACGCCGAGGACGGCGACGACGAGCTCGGCTCGGGCGTCAACCGCCGCGTCGTCGTCTACATCGCCCAGAAGCGCAAGATCACCGAGGGTGACAAGCTCGCGGGCCGTCACGGCAACAAGGGCGTCATCGCGAAGATCCTCCCCGTCGAGGACATGCCCTTCCTCGCGGACGGCACGCCGGTCGACGTGATCCTCAACCCGCTCGGCATCCCCGGTCGAATGAACTTCGGCCAGGTCCTCGAGACCCACCTCGGGTGGATCGCCAAGCAGGGCTGGAAGGTCGAGGGCAATCCCGAGTGGGCGCTCCGCCTGCCCGAGGGCGCTCGCGAGGCCGCTCCCGGCACGAAGGTCGCGACCCCCGTGTTCGACGGCGCCTTCGAGGAGGAGATCGCGGGTCTGCTCGACTCGACGAACCTCACGCGCGACGGCGACCGCCTCATCGACAGCTCGGGCAAGACGCAGCTCTTCGACGGCCGCTCCGGCGAGCCGTTCCCCGCGCCGATCTCGGTCGGGTACATGTACATCCTGAAGCTCCACCACCTCGTGGACGACAAGATCCACGCACGGTCGACGGGCCCCTACTCGATGATCACGCAGCAGCCGCTGGGTGGTAAGGCGCAGTTCGGCGGCCAGCGCTTCGGTGAGATGGAGGTGTGGGCCCTCGAGGCCTACGGCGCGGCGTACGCGCTTCAGGAGCTCCTCACGATCAAGTCCGACGACATCCTCGGCCGAGTCAAGGTCTACGAGGCGATCGTCAAGGGCGAGAACATCCAGGAGCCCGGCATCCCCGAGTCGTTCAAGGTGCTCATGAAGGAGATGCAGTCGCTCTGCCTGAACGTCGAGGTGCTCTCGGCCGACGGCACCGCGGTCAACCTCCGCGACACGGATGACGACGCCTTCCGCGCGGCGGAGGAGCTCGGCATCAACATCTCCACGCGGTTCGAGTCGTCGTCGATCGACGAGATCTGA
- a CDS encoding DUF4062 domain-containing protein: MAGAHRPAIRTPDQRIRVFVSSTLRELADERAAARAAIERMRLAPVMFELGARPHPPRELYRSYLEQSDVFVGIYWESYGWVAPDEQISGLEDEYDLAPATMPKLIYIKASENREPRLKQLIARIQKDDHAAYLPFHTAEELQDRIADDLATLLAERFDAAGAGAEASGEDPALGKVPVPYSSTIGREDDLRRVRELLVKGGDRVVTLAGPGGIGKSRLAIEVARASGDLFRDGVYFVLLEGVHEPGLLLSTIAYSLGVRDSGAVDLEERIAHALAGRRVLIVLDNFEQIVDAAPVLVRLYTAAPLATFLVTSRVLLRIRGEQVYEVEALSAPTASEPATMHRARRSSAVALFVDRARAVRPDFVLTDENVGHVVSICRRLDGLPLAIELAAAKVRALNPAAIDRRLEQSLPMLAATSRDLPERHRTMRAAIDWSVSLLPAVQRDLLEDLGVFATRFSLDAVEAVSEGRSWRDEVLDALGAVVDASLVKQVDVGGRSTFSLLATVREYALGRLEERGEAETMRRAHADYYADLVRRLSPDLRGPAQIETVRLLSLELSNLRAAVRHLVASDRLDDAGDFAWELFVYWWISGFFSEVRLWMLELLEKRYPISTRTRAVAVFFTVWGEMWRRPSEEVIERLGESSRLFQESGDADAAAMALAARGSTRMRFPDLDMPAAQAEVEQAREVFHRLGNWWLEALTDVALGLLAMARGAFPESLEHFERATATGVREKDAFTQVVAGNNVARVRLLGGDVDGAVAMYRTTLELAALLHYDEGAQYALEGMSAVAALRGDAWQAGALSAVAAAIRQRVGQYDVEGFAGHREQLEAVRAFQPEAVAAGEQAGDDMSIAEAYALALPDADVAVQRALAQW; the protein is encoded by the coding sequence ATGGCTGGGGCCCACCGTCCCGCGATCCGCACGCCCGACCAGCGGATCCGGGTCTTCGTCAGCTCGACCCTCCGCGAGCTCGCCGACGAGCGCGCCGCCGCGCGCGCCGCGATCGAACGCATGCGCCTGGCACCTGTCATGTTCGAACTCGGCGCCCGCCCGCACCCGCCCCGCGAGCTGTACCGCTCCTACCTCGAGCAGTCCGACGTGTTCGTCGGCATCTACTGGGAGAGCTACGGCTGGGTCGCCCCTGACGAGCAGATCTCCGGCCTCGAGGACGAATACGACCTCGCCCCCGCCACGATGCCCAAACTCATCTACATCAAGGCATCCGAGAACCGCGAACCCCGCCTCAAGCAGCTCATCGCCCGCATCCAGAAAGACGACCACGCCGCCTACCTCCCCTTCCACACCGCCGAAGAACTCCAAGACCGCATCGCCGACGACCTCGCCACCCTCCTCGCCGAACGCTTCGACGCGGCCGGGGCGGGGGCCGAGGCATCCGGAGAGGATCCGGCTCTGGGCAAGGTCCCCGTGCCGTACTCCTCGACGATCGGCAGAGAGGACGACCTGCGGCGGGTGCGCGAGCTGCTCGTGAAGGGCGGCGACCGCGTCGTGACCCTCGCGGGTCCCGGCGGCATCGGCAAGAGCCGTCTCGCCATCGAGGTCGCCCGCGCGAGCGGCGACCTCTTCCGCGACGGCGTGTATTTCGTGCTGCTCGAGGGCGTGCACGAGCCCGGCCTGCTCCTGTCGACGATCGCCTACTCGCTCGGCGTCCGCGACAGCGGCGCCGTCGACCTCGAGGAGCGCATCGCGCACGCGCTCGCCGGCCGCCGCGTGCTCATCGTCCTCGACAACTTCGAGCAGATCGTGGATGCCGCGCCCGTCCTCGTCCGCCTCTACACGGCCGCCCCGCTCGCGACCTTCCTCGTCACGAGCCGCGTCCTGCTGCGCATCCGCGGCGAGCAGGTCTACGAGGTCGAGGCGCTGTCCGCACCCACGGCGTCCGAGCCCGCCACGATGCATCGCGCCCGGCGGTCGTCCGCCGTCGCGCTCTTCGTCGACCGCGCGCGGGCGGTCCGGCCCGACTTCGTCCTGACCGACGAGAACGTCGGCCACGTCGTGAGCATCTGCCGGCGCCTCGACGGCCTCCCCCTCGCGATCGAGCTCGCCGCGGCCAAGGTGCGGGCGCTCAACCCCGCCGCGATCGACCGGCGGCTCGAGCAGAGCCTCCCGATGCTCGCGGCGACCTCGCGGGACCTGCCGGAGCGGCACCGCACGATGCGGGCCGCGATCGACTGGAGCGTGAGCCTCCTCCCCGCCGTCCAGCGCGACCTCCTCGAAGACCTCGGGGTCTTCGCGACCCGGTTCTCGCTCGACGCCGTCGAGGCGGTGAGCGAGGGGCGCAGCTGGCGGGACGAGGTCCTCGACGCGCTCGGCGCGGTGGTCGACGCATCCCTCGTCAAGCAGGTGGATGTCGGGGGGCGATCGACCTTCTCTCTGCTCGCCACGGTCCGCGAGTACGCGCTCGGGCGACTGGAGGAGCGCGGCGAGGCCGAGACGATGCGCCGGGCGCACGCCGACTACTACGCCGATCTCGTCCGCCGCCTCTCACCGGACCTGCGCGGGCCCGCGCAGATCGAGACGGTGCGGCTGCTGAGCCTCGAGCTGTCGAACCTCCGCGCGGCGGTGCGGCACCTCGTCGCCAGCGATCGGCTCGACGACGCCGGCGACTTCGCGTGGGAGCTCTTCGTGTACTGGTGGATCTCGGGCTTCTTCAGCGAAGTGCGGCTGTGGATGCTGGAGCTGCTCGAGAAGCGGTATCCGATCTCCACCCGCACGCGAGCCGTCGCGGTCTTCTTCACGGTGTGGGGCGAGATGTGGCGGCGTCCGTCGGAGGAGGTCATCGAGCGGCTGGGCGAGTCGTCGCGGCTCTTCCAGGAGAGCGGGGACGCGGATGCCGCGGCCATGGCGCTGGCCGCGCGGGGCTCGACCCGCATGCGGTTCCCCGACCTCGACATGCCCGCCGCGCAGGCCGAGGTCGAGCAGGCGCGGGAGGTCTTCCACCGCCTCGGCAACTGGTGGCTCGAGGCGCTGACGGATGTCGCGCTCGGCCTCCTCGCGATGGCCCGTGGCGCCTTCCCCGAGTCGCTCGAGCACTTCGAGCGGGCGACGGCCACCGGCGTCCGCGAGAAGGACGCCTTCACGCAGGTCGTGGCGGGCAACAATGTCGCGCGCGTGCGGCTGCTCGGCGGCGACGTCGACGGCGCGGTGGCGATGTACCGGACGACGCTCGAGCTCGCGGCCCTCCTGCACTACGACGAAGGCGCGCAGTACGCCCTCGAGGGGATGAGCGCCGTCGCCGCCCTGCGGGGCGACGCGTGGCAGGCGGGCGCCCTGTCCGCGGTCGCGGCGGCCATCCGCCAGCGGGTCGGGCAGTACGACGTCGAGGGCTTCGCCGGCCACCGGGAGCAGCTCGAGGCCGTGCGCGCGTTCCAGCCGGAGGCCGTGGCGGCGGGAGAGCAGGCGGGCGACGACATGAGCATCGCCGAGGCGTACGCGCTGGCCCTTCCCGACGCCGACGTCGCCGTTCAGCGCGCGCTCGCGCAGTGGTGA
- a CDS encoding DUF4062 domain-containing protein has product MAGAHRPAIRTPDQRIRVFVSSTLRELADERAAARAAIERMRLAPVMFELGARPHPPRELYRSYLEQSDVFVGIYWESYGWVAPDEQISGLEDEYDLAPATMPKLIYIKASENREPRLKQLIARIQKDDHAAYLPFHTAEELQDRIADDLATLLAERFDESREARDDAAPESVEQLAGKVPVPYTATIGRERDLQGVRELLAGDHRVVSLIGPGGIGKSRLAIETALATADLFPDGTYFVPLEGVFEAGLLLPTIAYFLGIRDNGEAALEERIAHALAGRRVLVVLDNFEQIVDAAPVLVRLYDLAPLATFLVTSRIVLRIRGEQVYDVGALTTPDEAVPTSLERARRSTACALFVDRAEAAKPGFELTDENAQSVADICRRLEGLPLAIELAAAKVRLLTPQVIAERLQQSLPLLTAAVRDLPERHRTMRATIDWSVSLLPPEQRDLLEDLGVFARRFTLDAVEALGVGRSWEGQALDGLTALIDGSLVRSFEMAGQSVYSLLAIVREYALGRLKERGEADRMRAAHADYYGTVVTRLAPSLRGRGQADAVAQLGLELPNLRAAVRHLIYTDRLDDAGDFAWRLLIYWWIAGFFGEVRVWMLELLEKEQPITQHTRAVAWFFALWGEMWQRPSEQVVAGLGECVRLFAESGDEDASAMALAARATARIQYSGDDIEKAEAELTEAVAKLHDIGNNWAEAITLVSLARLAWVRGDTDLALQRFDEAAGVAHASGDIFTSSVAGNLRARLNFLKGKVEEAEAEFVETLHLSIRLHYDEGVAYGLEGVCAIAAARGDAWRAGALAKAAESIRHRIGVFDAEAFTVHTPYLEALRESDPDGVAAGERDGAEQSLAEAVCVALPDADQSAVATTLAHW; this is encoded by the coding sequence ATGGCTGGGGCCCACCGTCCCGCGATCCGCACGCCCGACCAGCGGATCCGGGTCTTCGTCAGCTCGACCCTGCGCGAGCTCGCCGACGAGCGCGCCGCCGCGCGCGCCGCGATCGAACGCATGCGCCTGGCACCTGTCATGTTCGAACTCGGCGCCCGCCCGCACCCGCCCCGCGAGCTGTACCGCTCCTACCTCGAGCAGTCCGACGTGTTCGTCGGCATCTACTGGGAGAGCTACGGCTGGGTCGCCCCCGACGAGCAGATCTCCGGCCTCGAGGACGAATACGACCTCGCCCCCGCCACGATGCCCAAACTCATCTACATCAAGGCATCCGAGAACCGCGAACCCCGCCTCAAGCAGCTCATCGCCCGCATCCAGAAAGACGACCACGCCGCCTACCTCCCCTTCCACACCGCCGAAGAACTCCAAGACCGCATCGCCGACGACCTCGCCACCCTCCTCGCCGAACGCTTCGACGAATCGCGCGAGGCTCGCGACGACGCCGCGCCGGAGTCCGTCGAGCAGCTCGCGGGGAAGGTGCCCGTGCCCTATACGGCCACGATCGGCCGCGAGCGGGATCTGCAGGGTGTGCGCGAGCTGCTCGCCGGCGACCACCGGGTCGTGAGCCTCATCGGCCCGGGCGGGATCGGCAAGAGCCGCCTGGCCATCGAGACGGCGCTCGCGACCGCCGACCTGTTCCCGGACGGCACCTACTTCGTGCCCCTCGAGGGCGTCTTCGAAGCGGGGCTGCTCCTCCCGACGATCGCGTACTTCCTCGGCATCCGCGACAACGGCGAAGCGGCGCTCGAGGAGCGCATCGCGCACGCTCTCGCCGGCCGCCGCGTCCTCGTCGTGCTCGACAACTTCGAGCAGATCGTGGATGCCGCGCCCGTCCTCGTGCGCCTGTACGACCTGGCCCCCCTCGCGACCTTCCTCGTGACGAGCCGGATCGTGCTGCGCATCCGCGGCGAGCAGGTGTACGACGTCGGAGCGCTCACGACCCCCGACGAAGCCGTGCCGACGTCACTCGAGCGTGCCCGGCGATCGACCGCCTGCGCCCTCTTCGTCGACCGCGCCGAGGCCGCCAAGCCGGGATTCGAGCTCACCGACGAGAACGCCCAGTCGGTCGCCGACATCTGCCGTCGCCTCGAGGGCCTTCCGCTGGCGATCGAACTCGCCGCCGCCAAGGTGCGGCTGCTGACGCCCCAGGTGATCGCCGAGCGTCTGCAGCAGAGCCTTCCGCTCCTCACGGCCGCCGTGCGCGATCTGCCCGAGCGCCACCGCACGATGCGCGCGACGATCGACTGGAGCGTGAGCCTGCTGCCGCCGGAGCAGCGCGACCTCCTCGAGGATCTCGGCGTCTTCGCGCGGCGGTTCACACTCGACGCCGTCGAGGCGCTGGGCGTCGGGCGATCGTGGGAGGGGCAGGCGCTCGACGGCCTCACGGCGCTCATCGACGGGTCGCTCGTGAGGTCGTTCGAGATGGCGGGGCAGTCGGTGTACTCGCTGCTCGCGATCGTGCGCGAATACGCGCTCGGGCGCCTGAAGGAGCGGGGCGAGGCCGACCGGATGCGCGCCGCTCACGCCGACTACTACGGCACCGTGGTCACGCGGCTGGCCCCGAGTCTCCGCGGTCGCGGCCAGGCCGACGCCGTCGCCCAGCTCGGCCTGGAGCTGCCGAACCTCCGCGCCGCCGTCCGCCACCTGATCTACACCGACCGGCTGGACGACGCCGGCGACTTCGCCTGGCGCCTGCTCATCTACTGGTGGATCGCCGGATTCTTCGGCGAGGTGCGCGTCTGGATGCTCGAGCTCCTCGAGAAGGAGCAGCCCATCACGCAGCACACGCGCGCCGTCGCGTGGTTCTTCGCACTGTGGGGCGAGATGTGGCAGCGGCCGAGCGAGCAGGTCGTCGCGGGTCTCGGCGAGTGCGTGCGGCTGTTCGCGGAGAGCGGGGACGAGGATGCGTCGGCCATGGCCCTCGCGGCCCGTGCGACGGCACGCATCCAGTACTCGGGCGACGACATCGAGAAGGCCGAGGCCGAGCTCACGGAGGCCGTCGCGAAGCTGCACGACATCGGGAACAACTGGGCCGAGGCCATCACGCTCGTCTCGCTGGCCCGCCTCGCGTGGGTGCGCGGCGACACCGACCTCGCCCTCCAGCGGTTCGACGAGGCCGCGGGTGTCGCCCACGCGAGCGGCGACATCTTCACCAGCTCCGTCGCCGGCAACCTGCGCGCCCGCCTCAACTTCCTGAAAGGCAAGGTCGAGGAGGCCGAAGCGGAGTTCGTCGAGACCCTCCACCTGTCCATCCGGCTGCACTACGACGAGGGCGTCGCCTACGGCCTCGAGGGCGTCTGCGCCATCGCGGCCGCGCGGGGCGACGCCTGGCGTGCGGGTGCGCTCGCGAAGGCCGCCGAGTCGATCCGCCACCGCATCGGCGTATTCGACGCGGAGGCCTTCACCGTCCACACGCCCTACCTCGAGGCGCTCCGCGAGAGCGACCCCGACGGCGTCGCGGCGGGCGAGCGGGACGGTGCCGAGCAGAGCCTCGCCGAGGCGGTCTGCGTAGCGCTGCCCGATGCGGATCAGTCCGCCGTCGCGACGACGCTGGCGCACTGGTAG